One Salvia miltiorrhiza cultivar Shanhuang (shh) chromosome 6, IMPLAD_Smil_shh, whole genome shotgun sequence genomic window, aaaataattaatttcaatgaCTCTATGCATGTAACATGTTCATGATTTCCATGAGTACATGTATGACAGAAGAAATCACGACACAAACCACAAGGGGCAAAATACAGCATTCATTGTCATTTGAAACCATATGAAGCTCCACAATGTATTTCAAAACCAAGAAAGAGACACTACTTGGGGATAGATTCTTACAAATTGCAATGTTATTTCAATCTTCCACACTTCCAATATTTCTCATTCTCATGCTATCTAAGTCATCACCACAACTTTCACAATTTCAAGCATTGTAACCGAAGATCAGCACTAAGCGATAATACTAAAATACTCAAAGATATTACTACAAAGAAGATGCATATAACTTTCCAAATTAGCTTAAGCAACTCTATTAGATGTAAATACATGCCCTTATTTTTCCAAGTAGTTCATAAACTCAAGCTAATCCACACACTAATCCCATATGAAGAATTCAAAACACAAAAGCAGAAAGAGATTAGAGCAGAGAACCTGCAGAAATGGCAGCAGATACCATAAACCGGATCATACAAGCTCCCTCTCGCCTTGCACTCGCACCGCCGCCTCAAATCTTCTTCCGAAATCTTACTCAGTCTCAAACGCCTCTTTGCACCACCAATTTCACCGCCATTACTACCTCCCGAGTAGCTCAAATTCCCTGCATCCAACATAGATAAATCGAACTCAAAATACAAATTAGCCATTTAGACAAACAATCGATTGCCAGTAATATCCACGCACCGCTTTCTGATGGCGGCGATTTTCCTGTCAATCGAGCTGATCGCCGTAAAGGGGTGGCGCTGCGATCGACTTTGCAGTATTTTCTTTTGTGGATTTTCTCGGATTTCGGCAACGAATTCAGAGACCGCAGTTCCGACAACGTTTCTTGAAGCCCCAAAGTAGCCAACCGCGCCTGCAACGTCGACAGCCATCTCAGAGAAATGTAGGAATTTTGCAAATAGACAACACAAATGAAACCTGATTTTCCAAGATGCGAGCTTTTCTCAGTTCTTCGTAATCGGATTTCGCATCGCCTTCCGATGGCGGCGAAATTCCTGTCAATCGAGATGAACGCCGTAAAGGGGTGGCGCTGCGATCGACTTTGCAGTAATTTCTACTGTGGGGTTTCTCAGATTTCGGCGATGAATTGAGAGACCGCAGCTCCGGCAAGGTTTTTTGAAGCCCCAAAGTAGCCAAGCGCGCCTGTTAATGTCGACAGCCATCTCGGATAAATGTAGGAATTTTGCAAATAGACAACACCgcaaaaacacatttttttaattgggaGAGGAAAAAGAAGAAACCTGATTTTCCAAGATGCGAGCTTTTCTGAGTTCTTCGTAATCGGATTTTGTTTTGAATCTTCccattctttttcttcttttttcagcTCTCTTTGTTACAGAGCCGATGGGAACGACAATGCTTTGTATTTTAAACTTGAAACGGCTATTTTTCTTGCTAATCTGACAGGTCTGTGACGGTAGTAAAAGGTGCAAAAGCaccttcaaatatatttaggcttaaaaaaattaaaatgataaattaatgGTGTAATTACATCTAGGCATTATATGATTTGTTAACATTCGTTAACAGATTTCCAACACAGCTTGGAAATACTACAAAGTATGCTAGCTTTAGAGCTGcttcttatttttaaaactgtactagtatttattaatttataagaattattattttgtcatatatgttatatatttattatttgttgaATTATATTACAGATTGTGTCTTGTATTATACATTGTAGGTGGATTGAGGATTATAGAAATTGAATATGTGGCCGCTTCGAAGGCTGCTATGTTTGGCTAAAGCACTTTTTATTGGATCTAAATGTGGTGCCGAATATTCATAAGAACATTATAATGTATTGTGATAACTTTAGTGCAGTGACAAATTTAAAAGAAGCACGAGCTCACAAGGCTAGCAAATACATAAAGAGAAATTACCATATATCATAAGAGATATAATGAGAAGAGGCGATATAACGGTAATCAATATTGCATCCGAGCACAATCTAGCAAATCCTTTAAAAAATGCTCTGCAAGGCGCAACATTCAATCGCCGTGTGGAGAAAATGAGAGTGAAATACGTCAAGGAACTGCTTTTAGTACAAAGTGAGAGGATTTGTTAGACTAGGGTTTGTATTgtaaaacttttattttctttatttattaaaattattattttgtcacaaatttgcatatttaatttattaattaagccCATTAAAAGGTCCACTCTTAATCTTCCTAGAAATTCCTAACTTAGCCCAAAACCCTTACAAATAGGGGCATAGATAACACATAGTGTGTGTGCAAATTTTTGTCCCTCTAATCATAGAGAGAAAGCAAAATTAATTCTTGCCAAATGAAAAAATCTACACCCcctattttacaatttttttagctCCTCAGTCTATTGTTCATCCAATGTTTCAGTTGTAGGATGTAATAAGTTAAAGGTAGAATCGAAGCAACAATGTTTCAGTCGAAATCAACAATAAAAGTTAAAGGTATTGCAAATTAAAGGTTAGTAATCAAACTTTAAAAGCATACTAGAGTTCGACTAATTTCACATACATTTATATAcagttaatttatatattttgtgatatttatgaattagattgcatgtttatatttaaaatattttttcaatataaaaaaGTGATAGTTTATTTATGTGCCATATGTATtgtctctttcttttcttctctttcataaaattttattcttttgCAAAATCATGATATTTCATctacaaaaatatattcaatatgcatcataaattaaaaatcacggcaagatctttaattaatttaatatattagtCTACTTTTGAtgggcacaagttttaataaaatagatggTGATTTTTATGTGGTGGGGAAAATGTTCCACCTGAAATAATTTGTTGTTGAGATTGCATAAAGGgtgaggtttttttttttttttttataaatatataaatggtattgataaggataaaatataaaaaaaaatatgctgatcgaaagtgtcatacttttgatggacaagtgtcatacttttgatggacatcaaaaatgacacataTGCCCTTTCAAATACTTTCTAATTAGATTTTTGTGCACATGGTGAGGACAGGTGATAGTGCAAACATATTTGTTGAAGAACACTAACAAATTGTCCAATTTGTATCCGCATTTGTACTAGTAATATTTTGAGCCTAAACAATCTCTAGGGTTGTATATACTTGAATGTCAATAAACGTTGTGATGTTTCTACACTTAATAAACCATAAGGGTGTGTTTACATTGATGGAAaaggagagaaaaaatatattttcacacatttttcatcattttcacatatACTTACTATAATGAAAAATTTCCTCCGGGCAGGGTGGAATATTTTCTCGGGCAgctcattttcactcattttctctccaatgttgaataatattatcctatggtaggggtgtgaaaatattatcCAATATTTTCTAATCTTTTCATCTATAGTAAACATCTGATAATATAAggagaaaaagataatattttctcattttttcgtattcatcatttttcaatgaaaattttacgaCCAAAGTAAACGCGCCCCTAAGTATTACCTTGATTCATTTTGTAATGTTCAATGTGATTGTGTATAAGTGGTAATtgtatttgaatttttattagAGGCTTGATTAAAAGGAAATGGAGAATGCCACTTTCAATccgaattcaaaataaatatatggaGTTGATGCTATTGTTATAAATTTGCAATGTCAATGATTGTGTATAAGTACAAATTTCATGATGCTTCGTTTGATTCTTTATAGGATTAATGCTACGTGGAATATAAAGCCTTTCACATTTGCTTATGGCCATTATTTCGTTAGACTTTTGAATTATTTAATAAGATTCGATTTtcgtaaagaaaaagaaaacaaaggtaCAATATTGTCTTCAATTATTGATTAGGTCTACGTCGGCCGTGAAATTTTTTGACTTATTGAATATTTGTATTCACTTATGtcaagataaataaaattttcccTTAATTTGAACAAAGTTTATTTAATAAATGTCTCCATCATTCATTTAATTAACAtatttcaaattaatatttatatcagGGGTGGCATGAGAGTGATATATACCTATACTATACCCACCTACATATTTTggttatttaattattgtaaatatatttgaaatatatatgttttaatttcTTGCATGAAGTTTTATAGTAGCTAGTAGTTATAATCAATTTCTCATGATATAAATTGCTCCACGTTTCTTCTTCGTTTATGGATCAAGATTTATGAATTATGATAGTTATTTAGAAATATTGCAAGAAGAGTGTGTGTGGAAGTGATATAATCAGAAATGATAGCGAATGCAACGCACCAACTTCGTTCTAGAAAGTTCTTTATTTGATTGATTGGTTtgatttttcattaaaaaaaaaaaaagatttttcagttttctgtCTACTTTGATATTTTTCCATCCGAattgacaaaaaaataattagatgTTATGTACTTCTAATTAAATTGTGTATTTTTcctatatattattatttctgtTGTGTTTTATTAATTGTTCTGGGCTGCAATTGAATTGTTGATATGAACTTGTTGAGTATCACTTGTTTTGTTATGCTATTGCAATCGATAGATTTTGAGAATGTCTACTGCAATAAAAATGTTAATAGAAATTATTTAAAAGGCACTAATTTTTTGTTAAAATCGGT contains:
- the LOC130987926 gene encoding uncharacterized protein LOC130987926, translating into MGRFKTKSDYEELRKARILENQARLATLGLQKTLPELRSLNSSPKSEKPHSRNYCKVDRSATPLRRSSRLTGISPPSEGDAKSDYEELRKARILENQARLATLGLQETLSELRSLNSLPKSEKIHKRKYCKVDRSATPLRRSARLTGKSPPSESGNLSYSGGSNGGEIGGAKRRLRLSKISEEDLRRRCECKARGSLYDPVYGICCHFCRQKKLCGEEDCKRCGDRDMDQPCIGKTDCSVCHSSNGILCRACLKVRYGEEMEEVRMNKEWMCPHCIEEKGSIPYWICNSSFCMKKRKMVPTGIAIYRAREMGYKSVAHLLMDELSKRR